The following are encoded together in the Gordonia insulae genome:
- a CDS encoding mycoredoxin, protein MSNVIDDDASARVSETGELTMYTTSWCGYCARLKTGLKSLGLSWQEVDIELNPDAAEFVGSVNGGNHVVPTVLYADGTTATNPSIADVKAKLGV, encoded by the coding sequence ATGAGCAATGTGATCGACGACGACGCCTCTGCCCGGGTCTCCGAGACCGGTGAGTTGACCATGTACACCACCAGCTGGTGCGGCTACTGCGCGCGGCTGAAAACCGGGCTGAAGAGCCTGGGGTTGTCCTGGCAGGAAGTCGACATCGAGCTGAACCCCGATGCGGCCGAGTTCGTCGGCAGCGTCAACGGCGGTAATCACGTCGTCCCGACGGTCCTCTACGCCGACGGCACCACGGCCACCAACCCCTCGATCGCCGACGTGAAGGCGAAGCTCGGCGTCTGA
- a CDS encoding ATP-dependent helicase, translating into MTDRGGDPMISAVALAAALGLPPPTPEQVSVIEAPMEPVLVVAGAGAGKTETMASRVVWLVANGLVAPDEVLGLTFTRKAASELGARIRRRLSMLAGSPALRHWDPDGTIAARLSGGDPEVGTYHAYAGRLISDYGLLLPVEPNSTLLSETELWQMAFAVVANWTGELNTTKVPASVTEAVLKLYGEMSEHLVDVADLRRAGDDLYRLVDTLPKGPRQRDTPTQALLKVRDVIDERRELIPMVEALAETMRAATALDFGSQMSLAARLVMQNPEVADAERESFRAVLLDEYQDTGHSQRMLLATLFGVAPAGPPGTAGAASGARPGIAVTAVGDPIQSIYGWRGASAANLPRFTDDFRQSDSSPAVRLELLTSWRNAVHALRLANETSEELRRRGIPVSVLRPRPDAPLGTVHLALTDTVVDERRWIADHVEQHYRSAEAAGEAPPTTAILVRRNEDSAPLAAELESRGIPAEVVGIGGLLHVPEIEDIVAMLRVIADPMAGTAAMRLLTGARWQLGAGDLAALWQRARELAVVDFNASNGVVATRAELDAALDAVLPTEIVDRAGIADAIVDPGDASRYSTEGFARIRAFGGQLESLRRRIGQPLPELVADVEHTIGVAVEAQIRAHRMRGAITGREHLDAFADYVTTYADRPGANLPGLLGFLDTAETIEKGLEPGRIEVAEQRVQILTVHAAKGLEWDVVVLPHLSQGIFPGGRADTTWLGSAKELPAALRGDLADGTNSEGFPPLDLRAVSDRKELEAALTEHKEAIGRRRLEEDRRLLYVALTRAKQALLISAHHWSETGDKPRGGSLFFDELRTIIAATVADPAVDSSGMVIDVDAPEPAADASNPLAEQVVSAAWPRDNLGERRTAVAAAAQLVQDAIAERDAPALFDAPAPPDDPIGDEDDEIAAWRAEVAALLAEHHMTNQAEIDVELPTHLSVSQLVELDADEAAFARRLRRPVPFQPNPTARRGTAFHAWVERWFGATRLLDVDELPGAADATATPDADLEQLREAFLASRWAQRSPTEVEVPFETVIGPTVIRGRIDAVFAEPDGGWLVVDWKTGSVPEPARRESLFVQLAAYRIAWAQLAGVPLDKVRAAFHYVRSGHTLEPDDLPDRAALGALLAK; encoded by the coding sequence ATGACTGACCGTGGGGGTGATCCGATGATCTCGGCGGTGGCGCTGGCCGCCGCGCTCGGACTGCCACCACCGACGCCGGAGCAGGTGTCGGTGATCGAGGCGCCGATGGAGCCTGTGCTGGTCGTTGCGGGTGCGGGTGCCGGCAAGACCGAGACCATGGCGTCGCGGGTGGTGTGGCTGGTCGCGAACGGTCTGGTCGCGCCGGACGAGGTGCTCGGTCTCACCTTCACCCGCAAGGCGGCCAGTGAGCTCGGGGCGCGAATCCGGCGGCGTCTGTCGATGCTGGCCGGGTCGCCCGCGCTGCGTCATTGGGATCCCGACGGAACCATCGCCGCCCGGCTCAGCGGCGGTGACCCCGAAGTGGGTACCTATCACGCGTATGCGGGCCGCCTGATCTCCGACTACGGACTGCTGCTGCCAGTGGAACCCAATTCGACCCTGCTGTCGGAGACCGAGCTGTGGCAGATGGCATTCGCGGTGGTCGCGAACTGGACGGGCGAGCTGAACACGACGAAGGTGCCCGCGAGCGTGACCGAGGCGGTCCTGAAGCTGTACGGCGAGATGTCCGAGCACCTCGTCGATGTCGCCGATCTGCGACGTGCGGGTGATGATCTGTATCGGCTTGTCGACACGTTGCCGAAGGGACCCCGGCAGCGCGACACCCCGACTCAGGCGCTGCTGAAGGTCCGGGACGTGATAGATGAACGGCGCGAGCTGATCCCGATGGTGGAGGCGCTGGCGGAGACGATGCGTGCCGCGACGGCGCTGGATTTCGGCAGTCAGATGTCGCTGGCCGCGCGGCTTGTCATGCAGAATCCGGAAGTGGCCGACGCGGAGCGTGAATCGTTCCGTGCGGTGCTGCTCGACGAGTATCAGGACACCGGGCATTCACAGCGGATGCTGCTGGCCACGCTGTTCGGGGTCGCTCCCGCCGGCCCTCCCGGGACGGCCGGCGCTGCGAGCGGTGCCCGGCCGGGCATCGCCGTCACGGCGGTCGGCGATCCGATCCAGTCCATCTACGGGTGGCGCGGCGCGTCGGCGGCCAACCTGCCCCGGTTCACCGACGACTTCCGGCAGTCCGATTCCTCACCGGCTGTCCGGCTGGAACTGTTGACGAGTTGGCGCAACGCCGTGCACGCCCTGCGGCTGGCGAACGAGACGTCGGAGGAACTGCGTCGTCGCGGTATCCCGGTCAGCGTGTTGCGGCCGCGGCCGGACGCCCCGCTGGGCACGGTGCATCTGGCCCTGACCGACACCGTCGTGGACGAGCGGAGGTGGATCGCCGATCACGTCGAGCAGCATTACCGGTCCGCGGAGGCTGCCGGCGAGGCACCGCCCACCACGGCGATCCTGGTGCGGCGCAACGAGGATTCGGCGCCGTTGGCTGCCGAGCTGGAGAGCCGGGGCATCCCGGCCGAGGTCGTCGGCATCGGCGGGCTGCTGCACGTGCCGGAGATCGAGGACATCGTCGCCATGTTGCGGGTCATCGCCGACCCGATGGCCGGGACCGCGGCGATGCGGTTGTTGACCGGCGCCCGATGGCAGCTCGGCGCCGGTGACCTGGCGGCGTTGTGGCAGCGGGCCCGCGAGCTCGCCGTCGTCGATTTCAACGCCTCGAACGGCGTGGTCGCGACGCGTGCGGAACTCGATGCGGCGCTCGACGCCGTGTTGCCGACCGAGATCGTCGACCGGGCCGGGATCGCCGATGCCATCGTCGATCCCGGTGATGCGAGCCGCTACAGCACAGAGGGTTTCGCACGAATCCGCGCGTTCGGCGGACAGCTGGAATCGCTGCGGCGCCGGATCGGTCAGCCACTGCCGGAACTGGTCGCCGACGTCGAGCACACGATCGGCGTGGCCGTCGAGGCGCAGATCCGGGCCCACCGGATGCGTGGCGCCATCACCGGCCGTGAGCACCTCGACGCGTTCGCCGATTACGTGACGACCTACGCGGACCGGCCGGGCGCGAATCTGCCCGGGCTGCTGGGCTTTCTGGACACGGCGGAGACCATCGAGAAAGGGCTGGAACCCGGGCGGATCGAGGTTGCCGAGCAACGGGTGCAGATCCTCACCGTGCACGCGGCGAAGGGTCTCGAGTGGGATGTCGTCGTGTTGCCCCATCTGAGTCAGGGCATCTTCCCGGGTGGCCGGGCCGACACCACCTGGCTCGGCAGCGCCAAGGAACTGCCCGCCGCGTTGCGTGGCGACCTCGCCGACGGGACGAACTCCGAGGGTTTCCCACCGCTGGATCTGCGGGCGGTGTCGGATCGCAAGGAGCTCGAGGCGGCATTGACCGAGCACAAGGAGGCCATCGGGCGGCGCCGGCTCGAGGAGGACCGCCGGTTGCTCTATGTGGCGCTCACCCGCGCCAAGCAGGCGCTGTTGATCTCGGCGCATCACTGGTCGGAGACGGGGGACAAGCCACGGGGCGGTTCACTGTTCTTCGACGAACTCCGCACGATCATCGCCGCCACTGTCGCCGATCCCGCGGTCGATTCGTCCGGCATGGTCATCGACGTGGACGCGCCCGAACCCGCGGCCGACGCGAGCAACCCGTTGGCCGAACAGGTGGTCAGCGCGGCGTGGCCGCGCGACAACCTGGGGGAGCGTCGGACCGCGGTCGCCGCCGCCGCGCAGCTGGTCCAGGATGCGATCGCGGAACGGGACGCGCCCGCCCTGTTCGACGCCCCGGCGCCACCCGACGACCCGATCGGCGACGAGGACGACGAGATCGCCGCATGGCGTGCGGAAGTGGCCGCGCTCCTCGCCGAACACCACATGACCAATCAGGCCGAGATCGATGTGGAGCTACCGACACATCTGTCGGTCAGTCAGCTCGTCGAACTCGACGCGGACGAGGCGGCATTCGCCCGGCGCCTGCGCCGGCCCGTTCCGTTCCAACCCAATCCGACGGCCCGGCGGGGCACCGCCTTTCACGCCTGGGTCGAGCGTTGGTTCGGTGCGACCCGGTTGCTCGATGTCGATGAGCTGCCGGGTGCCGCCGATGCGACGGCGACGCCGGACGCCGATCTCGAGCAGCTGCGTGAGGCGTTCCTGGCATCGCGCTGGGCCCAGCGCAGCCCGACGGAGGTGGAGGTGCCGTTCGAGACGGTGATCGGCCCGACGGTGATCCGCGGGCGGATCGACGCCGTGTTCGCCGAGCCGGACGGTGGATGGTTGGTGGTGGACTGGAAGACCGGGTCGGTACCCGAACCGGCGCGCCGTGAGTCGCTGTTCGTCCAGCTGGCCGCCTATCGGATCGCCTGGGCCCAACTCGCCGGCGTCCCGCTCGACAAGGTGCGGGCCGCGTTCCACTATGTGCGGTCGGGTCACACCCTGGAACCGGACGATTTGCCCGACCGTGCGGCACTCGGCGCACTGCTCGCGAAATGA
- the nudC gene encoding NAD(+) diphosphatase — MSMFSLDQPPVLSRATFDRADEVRDDPARMLSGWATARVLQIDGNGRYPVTEDGALHWIAAADLGAEPVADAVFLGVSGTDLWTRRVDHIDGPTDDPRRGAHGLDADEAGLLTTALGILNWHATAHFSPVDGSPLVPARGGWVRRHVETGVDEFPRTDPAIITVVHDGGDRVLLGRQSIWPDGWYSTLAGFVEPGESLEQCVRREVHEEVGITVSDPRYLGSQPWPFPRSLMLGFAAIGDPDEPLAFLDGEIGDAAWFDRAEVLDALEQGTEWVRADGSVGTGTDERRLRLPGSISIARSLISAWAYSEP; from the coding sequence ATGTCGATGTTCTCGCTGGACCAACCACCGGTGCTGTCGCGGGCGACGTTCGACCGTGCCGACGAGGTCCGGGACGACCCGGCCCGCATGCTGTCGGGATGGGCGACCGCCCGGGTCCTGCAGATCGACGGCAACGGCCGTTACCCGGTGACCGAAGACGGCGCGCTGCACTGGATCGCCGCCGCCGACCTGGGGGCCGAGCCGGTGGCCGATGCGGTGTTCCTCGGCGTCTCCGGGACGGATCTGTGGACCCGCCGGGTCGACCACATCGACGGCCCCACCGACGATCCCCGCCGTGGTGCGCACGGGCTCGACGCGGACGAGGCCGGCCTGCTGACCACTGCGCTCGGGATCTTGAATTGGCATGCGACGGCTCACTTCTCGCCGGTGGATGGATCGCCGTTGGTCCCCGCGCGCGGTGGCTGGGTCCGACGGCATGTGGAGACCGGCGTCGACGAGTTCCCCCGCACCGACCCGGCCATCATCACCGTCGTACACGACGGCGGCGACCGGGTCCTGCTGGGCCGGCAGTCGATCTGGCCCGACGGGTGGTACTCGACGCTCGCCGGGTTCGTCGAGCCCGGTGAGTCGCTCGAACAATGCGTCCGGCGTGAGGTGCACGAGGAGGTCGGCATCACCGTGTCCGATCCCCGGTATCTGGGCAGCCAGCCGTGGCCGTTTCCGCGGTCGCTGATGCTCGGGTTCGCCGCCATCGGCGATCCGGACGAGCCGCTGGCCTTCCTGGACGGTGAGATCGGGGACGCTGCCTGGTTCGACCGTGCCGAGGTCCTCGACGCCCTCGAGCAGGGGACCGAGTGGGTGCGCGCCGACGGCTCCGTCGGCACCGGCACCGACGAACGTCGGCTCCGGCTGCCGGGGTCGATCTCCATCGCGCGGTCGCTGATCTCCGCCTGGGCGTATTCGGAACCCTGA
- a CDS encoding potassium channel family protein: MAKRGFRRRLRGEELYDRPDYALVGVVRIPELQQSPGRAIGKRVVFAVVALFATAIIVYLDRDGYRDVQDNPLSFLDAMYYSAVTLSTTGYGDITPFSPSARLINLLIITPLRVLFLIVLIGTTLEVLTERSRQALKIQRWRNSVRNHTVVIGFGTKGRTAVDAMIGDGIKPAEIVVVDANPDVLEAAAAEGLVTVRGDATKSDVLRLAGVAHASSIVVAANRDDTAVLATLTARELNPRAKIVASIRESENTHLMRQSGANSVVVSSETAGRLLGIATMTPSVVEVIEDLLTPDAGYAIAEREVDPTETGGSPSHTRDIVLGVVRNGVLHRVDDSEVEQIEVGDRLLYVRKGNQD; this comes from the coding sequence ATGGCGAAGCGTGGCTTTCGTCGTCGCCTGCGTGGTGAGGAACTCTACGACCGGCCCGACTACGCGTTGGTGGGCGTCGTCCGGATTCCCGAGTTGCAGCAGAGCCCGGGACGCGCCATCGGCAAGCGGGTGGTGTTCGCCGTCGTCGCGCTGTTCGCGACCGCGATCATCGTCTATCTCGACCGTGACGGCTACCGGGATGTGCAGGACAACCCGCTGTCGTTCCTCGACGCGATGTACTACTCCGCGGTGACCCTGTCGACCACCGGCTACGGTGACATCACGCCGTTCAGTCCCTCGGCCCGATTGATCAACCTGCTCATCATCACCCCGCTGCGTGTGCTGTTCCTGATCGTGCTGATCGGCACCACACTGGAGGTGCTGACCGAGCGGTCCCGACAGGCACTCAAGATCCAGCGGTGGAGGAACAGCGTGCGCAACCACACGGTCGTCATCGGATTCGGCACCAAGGGCCGGACCGCGGTCGACGCCATGATCGGCGACGGCATCAAGCCGGCCGAGATCGTCGTCGTCGACGCGAACCCGGACGTTCTCGAGGCGGCCGCCGCCGAGGGCCTCGTCACGGTTCGTGGTGACGCGACCAAGTCCGACGTGCTGCGTCTGGCCGGGGTGGCGCATGCCTCGAGCATCGTCGTCGCGGCCAACCGTGACGACACGGCGGTCCTGGCCACGCTGACCGCCCGCGAGCTCAATCCCCGCGCGAAGATCGTGGCCTCGATCCGTGAGTCGGAGAACACCCACCTGATGCGCCAATCCGGCGCCAACTCCGTGGTGGTGTCGTCGGAGACCGCGGGCCGGCTGCTCGGTATCGCCACCATGACCCCGTCGGTGGTCGAGGTGATCGAGGATCTGCTCACGCCGGATGCCGGGTATGCGATCGCCGAACGCGAGGTCGATCCCACCGAGACCGGCGGCTCGCCGTCGCACACGCGCGACATCGTGCTCGGGGTGGTGCGCAACGGCGTCCTGCACCGTGTCGATGACAGCGAGGTGGAGCAGATCGAGGTCGGCGACCGACTGCTCTACGTGCGGAAGGGTAATCAGGACTGA
- a CDS encoding ATP-dependent helicase produces the protein MARRSTAHPTGETRTARVAAGAGQPARSGGGTALRTRLIATRAADDRVRIWPPDVQAVIGGAAAADPGQPWSPVRVHGGPGTGKTSLIVDAAVSRLLRPGVDPESVLVLASSRRAAASLREEIARRVLSAGAGSGASGPGGAGAGSGASGPNGGGAGSGASGPNGGGAGSGASGPADDAESRALREPLVRTVHSYAFAILRLQASVHGNPPPRLITGSEQDMVLRELLAGDIDDGAGYWPERLRPALGTDGFAQALRDLMMRAAERGVGPEELSALGRKHRRPEWVAAGHAYAQYEQNMLLRGVVGADAPGASAPAVDAAELVGSALSAFATDPDLLAGQRRRIRHLLVDDAQHLDPQAAALVTLIGTGTDSTIIAADTDQSVFGFRGASPRFADGLVEAGSSRDIVLDQAFRNHPAIAAVGAALAGRLPGARPHPFPGPVAGTGDATSDDGAAPDGATLDGAEVKVFSSGAKEATAVADLLRRAHLFDGVPWSRMAVIVRSVPLALPALRRAFRSAGVPVTTPTSDLPLHRQRAVTALVQVLRVVAARELTDDDAVEAFGVDDAVALLSGPIGGADPGAMRRLRRGVRRFDERAGGGAATDSLIALRRAILDGDEAARYLAALSDAEARPLVRVLDVVEAADRVHRARRGVEETLWAAWQATGLERRWAAGAIRGGPAGEQADRDLDAVMAMFEAVANFADTLPAAGPAGFVRYISALQIPRDSRVAGSAADAVTVLSAHAAAGREWDVVAVAGVLDGLWPSLRSRGSVLGTGQLVDLLDGMDPDALDTVARTTSALADERRLLLVACTRARRRLLVTAVEDGGGDASPSRFVGEIAEAIARWRGGPVADSDEVSDAQIVEPPLDPGVDRVLSLPSLIATLRSAVVAGAGSGADELDARTRAAAELLAELADSDIPGASPKDWYGLAGPSTAAALWTPDRGPVTLSPSNVEALTRCSLRWVLERHGGRDGDGTPALTGTLVHTLVQAVAGQIEPAEVTAALRGIWDRVDTGAAWYSVRELERAEAMLTNFRDWLRMSRDDLAELGVEAEIDATVPADSGADGAEDPDAADVPVRLRGRIDRLERDRQGRPVVVDVKTAKTAISKADAQDHAQLATYQLALALGGVEGANTEPGGGRLVYVSAANRNTGATERAQDALTPDRVEEWISVVRKAARASVGPDFAATRNPGCAHCALVTSCPAQLRGKTVIDD, from the coding sequence ATGGCCAGACGCAGCACCGCACACCCCACGGGTGAGACGCGGACCGCACGCGTTGCTGCCGGCGCCGGTCAACCGGCCCGATCGGGCGGGGGCACCGCGCTGCGCACTCGGCTGATCGCGACCCGCGCGGCCGACGACCGCGTGCGGATCTGGCCACCGGACGTGCAGGCGGTGATCGGCGGGGCAGCGGCCGCCGATCCCGGACAGCCGTGGTCGCCGGTGCGGGTGCACGGCGGGCCGGGTACCGGGAAGACATCGTTGATCGTGGATGCGGCCGTCTCGCGGCTGCTACGGCCAGGGGTGGACCCCGAGTCGGTGCTGGTGCTGGCGTCCTCGCGGCGGGCGGCCGCGTCGTTGCGTGAGGAGATCGCCCGGCGCGTGCTGTCTGCCGGCGCCGGGAGCGGAGCGAGCGGGCCGGGTGGAGCCGGCGCCGGGAGCGGAGCGAGCGGGCCGAATGGAGGTGGCGCCGGGAGCGGAGCGAGCGGGCCGAATGGAGGCGGCGCCGGGAGCGGAGCGAGCGGGCCGGCGGATGACGCGGAGAGTCGTGCGCTGCGGGAACCGTTGGTGCGCACCGTTCATTCGTACGCGTTCGCGATCCTGCGCTTGCAGGCGTCGGTACACGGCAATCCGCCGCCGCGCCTGATCACCGGCTCCGAGCAGGACATGGTGCTGCGGGAACTCCTCGCGGGCGACATCGACGACGGCGCCGGGTACTGGCCGGAGCGGCTGCGGCCGGCGCTGGGGACCGACGGGTTCGCCCAGGCGTTGCGCGACCTGATGATGCGGGCGGCCGAGCGTGGGGTCGGCCCGGAGGAGCTGTCCGCACTCGGCCGGAAGCATCGCCGGCCGGAGTGGGTGGCGGCCGGGCACGCCTATGCCCAGTACGAGCAGAACATGCTGTTGCGGGGTGTGGTCGGGGCGGACGCGCCGGGCGCATCGGCCCCCGCGGTCGACGCCGCGGAGCTGGTCGGCTCGGCCTTGTCGGCGTTCGCCACCGATCCGGATCTGCTGGCCGGGCAGCGTCGTCGCATCCGACACCTTCTCGTCGACGATGCACAGCACCTCGATCCGCAGGCGGCCGCGCTCGTGACGCTGATCGGCACCGGTACCGACTCGACGATCATCGCGGCCGACACCGACCAGTCGGTGTTCGGCTTTCGCGGTGCCAGCCCGCGGTTCGCCGACGGGCTCGTCGAGGCCGGGTCGTCGCGGGACATCGTGCTGGATCAGGCTTTTCGGAATCATCCCGCGATCGCCGCGGTGGGTGCGGCGTTGGCCGGACGTCTGCCGGGTGCACGGCCGCACCCGTTTCCGGGCCCGGTCGCCGGGACCGGCGACGCGACTTCCGATGACGGTGCCGCGCCGGACGGTGCCACGCTCGACGGTGCCGAGGTCAAGGTGTTCAGTTCGGGGGCCAAGGAGGCCACCGCCGTCGCCGACCTGCTGCGGCGTGCGCATCTCTTCGACGGCGTCCCGTGGTCGAGGATGGCGGTGATCGTGCGGTCGGTGCCGCTGGCATTGCCTGCGTTGCGTCGGGCATTCCGCTCGGCCGGGGTGCCGGTCACCACGCCGACCAGCGATCTGCCGCTGCACCGGCAGCGGGCCGTCACCGCGCTGGTGCAGGTGTTGCGGGTCGTCGCGGCACGGGAACTCACCGATGACGACGCGGTCGAGGCGTTCGGCGTCGACGATGCGGTGGCCCTGTTGTCCGGACCGATCGGGGGAGCGGATCCGGGAGCGATGCGTCGCCTGCGGCGAGGTGTCCGTCGGTTCGACGAGCGCGCTGGGGGTGGGGCGGCCACCGATTCGCTGATCGCGTTGCGCCGCGCGATCCTCGACGGCGACGAGGCCGCTCGTTATCTGGCGGCGTTGTCGGATGCCGAGGCGCGGCCGCTCGTGCGGGTGCTGGACGTGGTGGAGGCCGCCGATCGGGTGCATCGTGCGCGGCGCGGCGTCGAGGAAACCCTGTGGGCCGCTTGGCAGGCCACCGGGTTGGAGCGCCGCTGGGCGGCGGGTGCGATCCGCGGCGGTCCGGCGGGGGAGCAGGCCGATCGTGACCTCGATGCGGTGATGGCGATGTTCGAGGCGGTCGCCAACTTCGCCGACACCTTGCCGGCCGCCGGGCCGGCGGGGTTCGTGCGCTACATCTCGGCGCTGCAGATCCCCCGGGACAGCAGGGTGGCGGGGTCGGCCGCCGACGCGGTCACGGTGCTGTCGGCGCATGCCGCGGCGGGCCGGGAGTGGGATGTCGTCGCGGTGGCGGGTGTGCTGGACGGGCTCTGGCCGTCGCTGCGCAGTCGGGGCAGCGTGCTCGGTACGGGGCAACTCGTCGATCTGCTCGACGGTATGGACCCGGACGCGTTGGACACGGTGGCGCGGACGACGTCGGCGCTGGCGGACGAGCGCCGCCTGTTGCTGGTGGCCTGTACCCGGGCTCGACGTCGGTTGCTGGTCACGGCGGTGGAGGACGGTGGCGGGGATGCCTCGCCGTCGCGTTTCGTCGGCGAGATCGCCGAGGCGATCGCGCGGTGGCGCGGTGGGCCGGTCGCCGACTCCGATGAGGTGTCCGACGCGCAGATCGTCGAGCCGCCACTGGATCCCGGGGTCGACCGGGTGTTGTCGCTGCCGTCGTTGATCGCGACGTTGCGGTCGGCGGTGGTGGCCGGCGCCGGGAGCGGCGCGGACGAGCTCGACGCGCGGACCCGGGCGGCGGCGGAACTGCTTGCCGAGCTTGCGGATTCGGACATACCGGGTGCGTCGCCGAAGGACTGGTATGGCCTGGCCGGTCCGAGTACCGCGGCCGCGTTGTGGACGCCCGACCGTGGTCCGGTGACGTTGTCGCCGTCGAATGTCGAGGCCTTGACCCGGTGCTCACTGCGGTGGGTTCTCGAACGTCATGGTGGCCGGGACGGCGACGGGACCCCGGCGCTGACGGGCACGTTGGTGCACACGCTCGTCCAAGCGGTGGCCGGGCAGATCGAACCCGCCGAGGTGACCGCCGCCCTGCGCGGTATCTGGGATCGTGTCGACACCGGCGCCGCATGGTATTCGGTGCGGGAACTCGAGCGCGCCGAGGCGATGCTGACCAATTTCCGTGACTGGCTGCGGATGTCCCGCGACGATCTGGCCGAGCTCGGTGTGGAGGCGGAGATCGATGCGACGGTGCCGGCGGATTCCGGCGCCGACGGTGCCGAGGACCCGGATGCCGCGGACGTGCCGGTGCGGTTGCGTGGCCGCATCGACCGACTCGAGCGCGACCGGCAGGGGCGGCCCGTGGTGGTCGACGTCAAGACCGCGAAGACCGCGATCTCCAAGGCGGATGCGCAGGATCACGCCCAGCTGGCCACCTATCAGCTCGCGCTCGCGCTGGGCGGCGTCGAGGGAGCGAACACCGAGCCCGGCGGCGGCCGCCTGGTGTACGTGTCGGCGGCCAACCGGAACACCGGCGCCACCGAGCGCGCCCAGGATGCACTCACCCCCGACCGGGTCGAAGAGTGGATCTCGGTGGTGCGCAAGGCCGCTCGGGCCAGTGTCGGACCGGATTTCGCGGCCACCCGCAACCCCGGGTGTGCCCATTGCGCGTTGGTGACGAGCTGTCCCGCACAGCTGCGCGGCAAGACGGTGATCGATGACTGA